A window from Mesorhizobium sp. WSM2240 encodes these proteins:
- a CDS encoding PAS domain-containing hybrid sensor histidine kinase/response regulator has product MQGWVIVIIAVAYVTLLFVIASLGDRRAATKGAGRPRPYIYALSLAIYCTSWTFFGSVGLASERGLEFLAIYIGPVLVFIFGFPLLRRIIKLAKAEKITSIADFLGARYGKSFAVASIATLIATIGAVPYIALQLKAISGSVGLMVEHYTGAPPSFDPFVSDISLAVAMLLALFAVLFGTRHADATEHQDGLILAVAVESVVKLAAFLAIGLMVTFVLFDGPGDMIARLAQNAEIRDAMGYRTSLGTWLVLTVISGFAIIMLPRQFYVTIVENRSEVELRTASWVFPLYLVAINLFVLPIAFAGISIVGPQTTSDLYVLSVPLLSGQDVLAMAAFIGGLSAATAMVIVASVALSIMISNDLIIPLFVRRLLKSEGSETEDWSSLILNIRRASIFIILFVAFLYYRESTNNARLASIGLMSFAAIAQFAPAFFGGLIWRGANGRGAALGMAAGILVWTYTLLLPSLGPPDAQILLHGPFGIEALRPQALFGTIAEPLNHGVMWSLSVNLLFFVLGSLSRASVPLERIQASIFVPRDASPMPSLRRFRTAITVNDLKDTIARYLGVERTERSFQTFENAGGLKLNGNEQASMAVIRFSEQLLASAVGSSSARLILSLLFQRHDSASKDAFRLLDDATEALQHNRDLLQIALDQMEQGITVFDQDFRLTCWNRQYRALFDLPDEMGQVGVSLDQILRFLAARGDIPTDSRIATLNRLTTFGSPWQIELKTSGRIIELRSNPMPDGGIVATYADISARVKSDLALKSANESLEQRVRSRTAELMRVNEELAQAQMLAEEANLGKTRFLAAAGHDILQPLNAARLYCASLIEKAGRGAPGEAAANIESSLESVETILGAVLDISRLDAGAMKPAAVVFRLDGLLRQIGTDFQPMAAEKNLELVIVPSSLTVETDRNLLRRLIQNLVSNAIKYTRSGRVLVGVRRRGELAELQVIDTGIGIPADKLNTVFREFTRLDEGVREAQGLGLGLSIVDRIARVLRLEIQIDSGRGKGTRFSVILPVTQALEPDLAAEASTPLPAAGALSGLNVICIDNDARILEGMRLLLEGWGCNARAFASSEPFDSSQPAGLAPDLILADYHLDGETGLDAIRKLRTLYGSGTPAMLLTADRSNEVRAAAELIDVPVINKPVKPAALRSMMTRVRRMAQAAE; this is encoded by the coding sequence GTGCAGGGCTGGGTCATCGTCATCATCGCGGTCGCCTATGTGACGCTGCTTTTCGTCATCGCCAGCCTGGGCGACCGGCGGGCCGCGACGAAAGGTGCGGGCAGACCACGGCCCTATATCTATGCGCTCAGCCTCGCCATCTACTGTACGTCCTGGACGTTCTTCGGCTCGGTCGGACTGGCGTCGGAACGCGGCCTCGAATTTTTGGCCATCTATATCGGCCCCGTCCTGGTTTTCATCTTCGGCTTTCCACTGCTCCGGCGGATCATCAAGCTCGCCAAGGCCGAAAAGATAACCTCGATCGCCGATTTCCTCGGCGCACGCTACGGCAAGAGCTTCGCCGTCGCCTCGATCGCCACATTAATCGCGACCATAGGCGCGGTTCCCTACATAGCCTTGCAGCTCAAAGCGATTTCCGGATCCGTCGGCCTGATGGTCGAACACTACACCGGTGCGCCGCCGTCGTTTGACCCCTTCGTCAGCGACATATCGCTGGCCGTCGCCATGCTGCTTGCGCTGTTTGCGGTGCTGTTCGGCACCAGGCACGCCGACGCAACCGAGCATCAGGACGGGCTGATCCTTGCCGTGGCGGTCGAGTCGGTGGTGAAGCTCGCCGCCTTCTTGGCAATCGGATTGATGGTCACCTTCGTCCTGTTCGACGGGCCGGGCGACATGATCGCCAGGCTTGCGCAGAACGCCGAAATCCGCGACGCGATGGGCTATCGCACTTCGCTCGGCACCTGGCTGGTGCTGACCGTCATCAGCGGCTTCGCCATCATCATGCTGCCGCGCCAGTTCTATGTGACGATCGTCGAAAACCGCAGCGAAGTCGAACTCCGGACGGCGAGTTGGGTGTTTCCGCTCTATCTGGTGGCGATCAATCTGTTCGTGCTGCCGATCGCCTTTGCGGGCATATCGATTGTCGGGCCGCAGACGACCAGCGATCTCTACGTCTTGTCCGTGCCGTTGCTGAGCGGCCAGGACGTTTTGGCCATGGCCGCTTTCATCGGCGGCCTGTCGGCGGCAACCGCCATGGTGATCGTCGCCAGCGTCGCCCTTTCGATCATGATCTCCAACGACCTGATCATTCCGCTTTTCGTGCGCCGGCTGCTCAAATCGGAAGGCAGCGAAACGGAGGACTGGTCGAGCCTGATCCTCAACATCAGGCGGGCTTCGATCTTCATCATTCTTTTCGTGGCATTCCTCTACTACCGCGAAAGCACCAACAATGCGCGACTGGCGTCCATCGGCCTTATGTCGTTCGCTGCCATCGCCCAGTTCGCCCCCGCCTTCTTCGGCGGACTCATCTGGCGCGGCGCCAATGGCCGGGGCGCGGCGCTCGGCATGGCGGCGGGCATACTGGTCTGGACCTACACACTGCTCCTGCCGTCTCTCGGCCCGCCAGACGCGCAGATCCTGCTCCATGGTCCCTTCGGCATCGAGGCGCTGCGGCCACAGGCGTTGTTCGGCACGATCGCCGAACCGCTCAACCACGGCGTCATGTGGAGCCTGTCGGTCAATCTCCTGTTCTTCGTGCTCGGTTCGCTCTCACGGGCCTCCGTACCGCTCGAACGCATCCAGGCGTCGATCTTTGTGCCGCGCGACGCGAGCCCGATGCCGAGCCTCAGGCGTTTCCGCACGGCCATCACCGTAAACGACCTGAAGGACACGATCGCCCGCTATCTCGGCGTCGAACGCACCGAGCGCTCGTTCCAGACCTTCGAGAACGCCGGCGGCCTGAAACTCAACGGCAACGAGCAGGCCAGCATGGCCGTTATCCGCTTTTCAGAGCAATTGCTCGCCAGCGCCGTCGGCTCATCGTCGGCGCGGTTGATCCTGTCGCTGCTGTTCCAGCGCCACGACAGCGCATCCAAGGATGCCTTCCGCCTGCTCGATGACGCAACCGAAGCTCTCCAGCACAATCGCGACCTCCTCCAGATCGCGCTCGACCAGATGGAACAGGGCATCACCGTATTCGATCAGGATTTCCGCCTGACCTGCTGGAACCGTCAATATCGCGCCCTGTTCGATCTTCCCGACGAGATGGGCCAGGTAGGCGTCTCGCTCGACCAGATCCTGCGCTTCCTGGCGGCGCGCGGCGACATTCCCACCGATTCCCGTATCGCGACGCTCAACCGGCTCACCACATTCGGCAGCCCGTGGCAGATCGAGTTGAAGACCAGCGGCCGGATCATCGAGCTCCGTTCCAATCCGATGCCCGATGGCGGCATCGTCGCGACCTATGCCGACATATCGGCTCGCGTGAAATCCGATCTTGCACTGAAAAGCGCCAATGAATCGCTGGAACAGCGCGTCCGGAGCCGTACCGCCGAACTGATGCGCGTGAACGAAGAATTAGCGCAGGCGCAGATGCTCGCCGAGGAAGCCAATCTCGGCAAGACGCGGTTCCTGGCGGCCGCCGGGCACGACATCCTGCAGCCGCTGAACGCCGCCCGCCTCTACTGCGCCTCGCTGATCGAGAAGGCCGGCCGGGGCGCGCCGGGAGAGGCCGCCGCCAACATCGAATCGTCGCTGGAATCGGTGGAAACCATCCTGGGAGCGGTGCTAGACATTTCGCGCCTGGACGCCGGCGCCATGAAGCCCGCAGCCGTGGTTTTCCGGCTCGACGGCCTGCTTCGCCAGATCGGCACGGATTTTCAGCCGATGGCCGCCGAAAAGAACCTCGAACTGGTGATCGTTCCATCTTCGCTGACCGTCGAGACCGATCGGAACCTGCTCCGCCGCTTGATCCAGAACCTCGTCTCCAACGCCATCAAATACACGCGCAGCGGCCGCGTTCTGGTCGGCGTCAGGCGGCGTGGCGAACTCGCCGAGCTGCAGGTCATCGACACCGGCATCGGCATTCCCGCCGACAAGCTCAACACCGTTTTCCGCGAATTTACCCGCCTCGACGAGGGCGTGCGCGAGGCGCAGGGGCTCGGCCTCGGCCTGTCTATCGTCGATCGCATCGCGCGGGTGCTGCGCCTGGAAATCCAGATCGATTCCGGCCGCGGCAAAGGCACGCGCTTCTCGGTCATTCTTCCGGTGACCCAGGCGCTGGAGCCCGACCTCGCCGCCGAGGCCAGCACGCCGCTGCCCGCCGCCGGCGCGCTGAGCGGCCTGAACGTTATCTGCATCGACAACGACGCCCGCATCCTCGAAGGCATGAGGCTGCTTCTCGAAGGCTGGGGCTGCAATGCCAGGGCCTTCGCGAGCTCCGAACCCTTCGATTCCAGCCAGCCGGCCGGCTTGGCTCCCGATCTGATACTCGCTGACTACCATCTCGACGGCGAAACCGGCCTCGACGCGATCCGTAAGCTGAGGACGCTCTACGGCAGCGGCACGCCGGCAATGCTGCTCACGGCCGACCGCTCCAACGAGGTGCGTGCGGCGGCCGAGCTGATCGACGTGCCGGTCATCAACAAGCCCGTGAAGCCCGCAGCCCTGCGCTCGATGATGACGCGCGTGCGGCGCATGGCGCAGGCGGCGGAATAG
- a CDS encoding VOC family protein: MRWHRERYYPVAAEIRAALPRFRHLDDNQVLEASFRLSDAQELIARQLGFEGWQALKTGAPAMTDQKKQTVPEPVLSSTSAQLFVADIKASCEFFTTKLGFRVDFVYGDPPFYGQVIRDKAQLALRLVCEPVFVGDIRQREHLLSASITVDTADEIKQLFLNFQAVGVPFHQVLRKEPWGARNFIVLDPDGNLILFAGPGD, from the coding sequence TTGCGGTGGCACCGCGAACGGTACTATCCGGTCGCAGCCGAGATCAGGGCTGCGTTGCCACGCTTCCGGCATCTCGATGACAATCAAGTTCTGGAGGCAAGCTTTAGGCTGAGCGACGCGCAGGAGCTGATCGCGCGTCAATTGGGGTTCGAGGGATGGCAGGCGCTCAAGACAGGAGCCCCAGCCATGACAGATCAGAAAAAACAGACGGTACCTGAACCCGTTCTAAGTTCAACCTCAGCACAACTGTTCGTCGCCGACATCAAAGCGTCGTGTGAATTCTTCACCACCAAACTAGGCTTCAGAGTCGACTTTGTTTACGGCGACCCGCCATTTTACGGACAGGTTATACGTGACAAAGCGCAACTCGCTCTTAGGTTGGTTTGCGAACCTGTGTTCGTTGGCGACATACGGCAACGTGAACATCTACTCTCCGCTTCGATTACCGTCGATACTGCAGACGAGATCAAGCAGCTCTTTCTGAATTTCCAGGCCGTAGGGGTGCCCTTCCATCAAGTCCTCAGGAAAGAGCCGTGGGGCGCTAGAAACTTCATTGTTCTAGACCCAGATGGAAATCTCATTTTGTTTGCTGGTCCGGGCGACTGA
- the mscL gene encoding large conductance mechanosensitive channel protein MscL has product MIREFQEFISKGNVMDLAVGVIIGGAFGLIVSSLVGDIIMPIVGAIFGGFDFSNYFLPLSSNVTAASLEEARKQGAVFAYGNFLTVLINFLILAWIIFLMVRGVNSMRRRLVAEKPVEPEAPPADIALLSEIRDLLAKR; this is encoded by the coding sequence ATGATCAGGGAATTTCAGGAATTCATTTCAAAGGGCAATGTGATGGACCTCGCGGTCGGCGTCATCATCGGCGGCGCTTTCGGCCTGATCGTCTCGTCGCTGGTCGGCGACATCATCATGCCGATCGTGGGAGCCATTTTCGGCGGCTTCGATTTCTCCAACTATTTCCTGCCGCTGTCGTCCAACGTCACCGCAGCTTCGCTAGAGGAGGCACGCAAGCAGGGCGCAGTATTTGCCTATGGCAACTTCCTGACGGTGCTCATCAATTTCCTCATTCTCGCCTGGATCATCTTCCTGATGGTGAGGGGCGTGAACAGCATGCGCCGCCGGCTGGTCGCGGAAAAGCCGGTCGAGCCGGAGGCGCCGCCCGCCGACATCGCGCTGTTGAGCGAAATCCGCGATCTGCTGGCAAAAAGATAG
- a CDS encoding pyridoxal phosphate-dependent aminotransferase, whose product MKLIDDLRSEARLAPESGIVAVANYGRGREGLIPVWAGEGDLPTPEFISQAAARGLAAGETFYTWQRGIPELRQALARYHARHFAKAFAPEEFLVTGGGMQAIQLALQATAGAGDEVIYLSPAWPNFPGAAGVAGAKPVSVRLDQTGNGWACDVAKLEAAVTDRTRAIFVNSPSNPTGWTADLDTLRAILDLARRRNLWIIADEIYALFHYGGVRAPSFMDIMDDEDCILFVNTFSKNWAMTGWRIGWLRVHPALQQTFENLIQYSTSGVAQFMQRGAIAALDEGDNFLAAQIERAQQARDIACDILGATGRARFSVPQGAFYLFFSVDGIADSRAAAFEIVDRANVGLAPGTAFGEGGEAFFRLCFHRRLDQVEEAANRLAEWIGNC is encoded by the coding sequence ATGAAACTGATCGACGATCTGCGCAGCGAGGCCCGCCTGGCCCCCGAAAGCGGCATCGTCGCCGTCGCCAACTATGGGCGCGGCCGTGAGGGCCTGATCCCGGTCTGGGCCGGCGAGGGGGACCTGCCGACGCCCGAGTTCATCTCGCAGGCTGCTGCCCGCGGGCTGGCGGCGGGCGAGACCTTCTACACCTGGCAGCGCGGCATTCCGGAACTGCGGCAAGCGCTCGCGCGCTATCACGCGCGGCATTTCGCCAAGGCGTTTGCGCCCGAGGAATTCCTGGTGACCGGTGGCGGAATGCAGGCGATCCAGCTTGCGCTGCAGGCTACGGCGGGCGCGGGCGACGAGGTGATCTACCTGTCGCCAGCCTGGCCGAACTTTCCCGGCGCCGCGGGCGTCGCTGGTGCAAAGCCGGTTTCAGTCAGGCTGGACCAGACCGGCAATGGCTGGGCATGCGATGTCGCCAAGCTCGAGGCGGCGGTGACCGACCGGACAAGGGCCATCTTCGTCAATTCGCCGTCGAACCCGACCGGCTGGACCGCCGATCTCGATACGCTGCGGGCGATCCTCGATCTCGCGCGCCGCAGAAACCTCTGGATCATCGCCGACGAGATTTACGCGCTGTTCCATTACGGCGGCGTCAGGGCGCCGTCTTTCATGGACATCATGGATGACGAAGACTGCATCCTGTTCGTCAACACCTTTTCCAAGAACTGGGCAATGACCGGCTGGCGCATCGGCTGGCTGCGCGTGCATCCGGCCCTGCAGCAGACATTCGAGAACCTGATCCAGTATTCGACCTCGGGCGTGGCGCAGTTCATGCAGCGCGGCGCAATCGCGGCGCTGGACGAGGGCGACAACTTCCTGGCCGCGCAGATCGAGCGCGCCCAGCAGGCAAGGGATATCGCCTGCGACATACTCGGCGCTACCGGCCGCGCCAGGTTCAGCGTGCCGCAGGGCGCATTCTATCTGTTCTTCTCGGTCGACGGGATTGCGGATTCACGCGCCGCGGCCTTCGAGATCGTCGACCGCGCCAATGTCGGCCTCGCGCCCGGCACTGCCTTTGGAGAAGGCGGCGAAGCCTTCTTCAGGCTGTGCTTCCACCGCCGGCTGGACCAGGTCGAGGAAGCGGCGAACAGGCTGGCGGAGTGGATTGGGAACTGCTGA
- the hemA gene encoding 5-aminolevulinate synthase, which produces MNYQRFFEEAIDQVHAERRYRVFADLERIAGSFPRAIWRANGQEQEITVWCSNDYLGMGQHPAVIAAFQETAGRMGSGAGGTRNISGTNHPLVELELELADLHGKEAALVFTSGFVSNEASISTIARLLPNCLVLSDELNHASMIEGVRRSGAEKKIFRHNDVAHLESLLQAAGRERAKLIVFESVYSMDGDIAPIEQIVELAEKYNAMTYIDEVHAVGMYGPRGGGITEREGLADRIDIIEGTLAKAFGTLGGYITGSSAVIDAVRSYAPGFIFTTALPPAIAAAAAVSIRHLKQSQTERDAQQRQAARAKDILSAAGLPVMPSATHIVPVLVGDPELCKMATDRLLGVHGIYIQPINYPTVPRGTERLRITPTPFHSDALIETLRDALVETWDALGISYGATGRPAVAKSERIIPLLVPKSGG; this is translated from the coding sequence ATGAACTATCAGCGGTTTTTCGAGGAAGCGATCGACCAGGTTCATGCCGAGCGTCGCTATCGCGTCTTTGCCGATCTGGAGCGGATCGCCGGCTCCTTCCCTCGCGCCATCTGGCGCGCCAACGGCCAGGAGCAGGAGATCACCGTCTGGTGCTCCAACGACTATCTCGGCATGGGCCAGCACCCCGCCGTGATCGCCGCCTTCCAGGAGACCGCCGGCAGAATGGGTTCGGGCGCGGGCGGCACGCGCAATATTTCCGGCACCAACCACCCGCTGGTCGAGCTGGAACTGGAACTCGCCGACCTGCACGGCAAGGAAGCCGCGCTGGTCTTCACCTCGGGCTTCGTCTCCAACGAGGCGTCGATCTCCACCATCGCCCGGCTGCTGCCGAACTGCCTGGTGCTTTCGGACGAACTGAACCACGCCTCGATGATCGAAGGTGTGCGCCGCTCCGGCGCCGAGAAGAAGATCTTCCGCCATAACGACGTCGCCCATCTCGAAAGCCTGCTCCAGGCGGCCGGCCGCGAGCGCGCCAAGCTAATCGTCTTTGAATCCGTCTATTCGATGGATGGCGACATCGCTCCGATCGAGCAGATCGTCGAGCTAGCCGAAAAATATAACGCCATGACCTATATCGACGAAGTCCATGCCGTCGGCATGTACGGCCCGCGCGGCGGCGGCATCACCGAGCGCGAAGGCCTTGCCGACCGTATCGACATCATCGAGGGCACGCTTGCCAAGGCGTTCGGAACGCTGGGCGGCTACATCACCGGTTCCAGCGCAGTGATCGACGCGGTGCGCTCCTATGCGCCGGGCTTTATCTTCACCACTGCGCTTCCGCCGGCAATCGCAGCTGCGGCTGCCGTTTCTATCCGCCACCTCAAGCAGTCGCAGACCGAGCGCGACGCACAGCAGCGGCAGGCAGCGCGGGCCAAGGACATTCTTTCCGCCGCCGGGCTGCCGGTCATGCCTTCCGCCACGCATATCGTCCCGGTGCTGGTCGGCGATCCCGAGCTCTGCAAGATGGCGACGGACCGCCTGCTCGGCGTCCACGGCATCTATATCCAGCCGATCAACTACCCGACCGTGCCGCGCGGCACCGAGCGCCTGCGCATCACGCCGACGCCGTTCCATTCCGACGCCCTTATCGAGACACTGCGCGACGCGCTGGTCGAAACCTGGGACGCGCTCGGCATTTCCTACGGCGCCACCGGGCGCCCCGCTGTCGCCAAAAGCGAGCGCATCATTCCGCTGCTGGTGCCGAAATCGGGCGGGTGA
- the galE gene encoding UDP-glucose 4-epimerase GalE — translation MSVLVTGGAGYIGSHMVWELLDAGEEVVVLDRLSTGFEWAVAPEAKLVVGDVADSELVGSLIPEHAVDAIIHFAGSIVVPESVADPLGYYENNTCKTRALIETAVRGGVPNFIFSSTAAVYGAAGLEPVREDARLAPESPYGLSKLMSEWMLRDAAAAHGIRYTALRYFNVAGADPKGRTGQSTPGATHLIKVASETALGKRPSMQVFGTDYPTPDGTCVRDYIHVSDLVAAHRLALQRLRAGGDSLVANCGYSHGYSVLEVIESVRRVFGGDFDVQIGGRRPGDAASVIANSDLARREFGWTPAHDDLDAIVGDALSWERKLTGKNSVHG, via the coding sequence ATGTCCGTACTGGTAACTGGCGGCGCCGGCTATATCGGCAGCCACATGGTCTGGGAGTTACTCGACGCCGGCGAAGAGGTGGTCGTGCTCGACCGGCTGTCGACCGGGTTCGAATGGGCGGTGGCTCCGGAGGCGAAGCTGGTCGTCGGCGACGTCGCCGACAGCGAACTCGTGGGTTCGCTGATCCCCGAGCACGCGGTCGACGCCATTATCCATTTCGCGGGTTCGATCGTGGTTCCGGAATCGGTCGCCGACCCGCTCGGCTATTACGAGAACAATACCTGCAAGACCCGCGCGCTAATCGAGACGGCGGTGCGCGGCGGCGTTCCCAATTTCATCTTCTCCTCGACCGCCGCCGTCTATGGCGCGGCCGGCCTGGAGCCGGTCCGCGAAGATGCGCGGCTTGCGCCGGAATCGCCCTATGGCCTCTCCAAGCTGATGAGCGAATGGATGCTGCGCGACGCCGCAGCCGCGCACGGCATTCGCTACACGGCGCTACGCTACTTCAACGTCGCAGGCGCCGACCCGAAAGGGCGGACGGGCCAGTCGACGCCCGGAGCCACCCATCTGATCAAGGTCGCCAGCGAAACGGCGCTCGGCAAGCGGCCTTCCATGCAGGTGTTCGGCACCGACTATCCGACGCCCGACGGCACCTGCGTGCGTGACTACATCCATGTCAGCGACCTGGTCGCCGCGCACAGGCTGGCCCTGCAGCGGCTGCGCGCCGGCGGCGACAGCCTCGTGGCTAATTGCGGCTACAGCCACGGCTATTCGGTGCTCGAGGTGATCGAAAGCGTGCGCCGCGTGTTCGGCGGCGATTTCGACGTCCAGATCGGCGGCAGGCGGCCGGGCGACGCAGCGTCGGTAATCGCCAATTCCGATCTGGCCCGCCGCGAGTTCGGCTGGACTCCCGCCCATGACGATCTCGACGCCATCGTCGGCGATGCGCTATCGTGGGAGAGGAAGCTCACCGGCAAGAATTCGGTGCACGGCTGA
- a CDS encoding alanine racemase: MGPQVAIDLGRIERNARTIVERCAESGIKVFGVTKGTCGMPQVARAMLRGGVAGIAESRFENIRRLHESGIDCPIMLLRSPPISRVEEVVRTVDISLQSELAIIGEISRIAERLGRVHDIIVMVDLGDLREGIWPHDLLPTVEKILEMKGVRIAGIGTNLTCFGAIVPTEENLGQLEAHAYKIERLAGTTLDWVSGGNSSSLPLLLDGRLPAGINNLRVGEAILQGGIETFRDKPWPGLEYDAFRLAGELIEVKLKPSMPIGESGFDAFGNRPLFVDEGERLRGIANIGREDVIVESLTPINKGVRVLGASSDHLVLDVTEADPPLAVGDRVSFRMGYGALLTAMTSEYVEKTPMHDIAEIPGRKMVSIIAEPLSAPILARHDIGSRLEAMDYDVVELADAMRSPAGLIRLHSGKDRRVAYRALAVAARATHSLGLIWIDSIAALMPEAGDDSELAETSALSRALGLNRRQGALQPQLSPENVVLVGLREANPTEAKILKESRISVFTMAEIDGSGMRDVMREAIRIASSGTSGFHVSYSPTATEMPGWAPGAGGMTVRETHQAMEAVALSGRMTSMDISPVAAELDPRIGHETVSFVMSAFGKRIL; the protein is encoded by the coding sequence ATGGGACCGCAAGTCGCGATCGACCTCGGGCGGATTGAGCGCAACGCGCGGACAATCGTTGAGCGTTGCGCTGAATCCGGCATCAAGGTTTTCGGCGTTACCAAGGGAACCTGCGGCATGCCGCAGGTGGCGCGCGCAATGCTGCGCGGCGGCGTCGCCGGCATCGCCGAATCGCGCTTCGAAAACATCCGCCGGCTGCACGAAAGCGGCATCGATTGTCCGATCATGCTGCTGCGCAGCCCGCCGATCTCGCGCGTCGAGGAGGTGGTGCGCACGGTCGACATCAGCCTGCAGTCGGAACTGGCTATCATCGGCGAGATCTCGCGCATCGCCGAGCGTCTTGGCCGCGTGCACGATATCATTGTCATGGTCGATCTCGGCGATCTGCGCGAAGGCATCTGGCCGCACGACCTTCTGCCGACCGTGGAAAAGATCCTTGAGATGAAGGGCGTCAGGATCGCCGGCATCGGCACCAATCTGACCTGCTTCGGCGCCATCGTGCCGACCGAGGAGAATCTTGGACAACTGGAGGCGCACGCCTACAAGATCGAGCGGCTGGCCGGGACCACGCTCGACTGGGTATCGGGAGGAAATTCGTCGTCGCTGCCGCTGTTGCTTGATGGACGCCTGCCCGCCGGCATCAACAATCTGCGCGTCGGCGAAGCCATCCTGCAGGGCGGCATCGAGACGTTCCGCGACAAGCCGTGGCCCGGACTGGAATACGACGCGTTCCGGCTTGCCGGAGAACTCATCGAAGTGAAGCTGAAGCCTTCGATGCCGATCGGCGAATCCGGCTTCGATGCGTTCGGCAACCGTCCGCTCTTCGTCGATGAGGGCGAACGGCTGCGCGGCATCGCCAATATCGGGCGCGAGGACGTGATTGTCGAAAGCCTGACGCCGATCAACAAGGGTGTGCGGGTCCTGGGCGCTTCGAGCGACCATCTGGTGCTCGACGTGACCGAGGCCGATCCGCCGCTCGCCGTGGGGGATCGCGTCAGCTTCCGCATGGGCTATGGGGCGTTGCTTACCGCGATGACCTCGGAATATGTTGAAAAGACACCCATGCACGACATCGCCGAAATCCCCGGCCGCAAGATGGTCTCGATAATTGCCGAGCCGCTATCGGCGCCCATCCTGGCGAGGCATGATATCGGTTCCAGGCTCGAGGCAATGGATTACGACGTGGTGGAACTGGCCGACGCCATGCGTTCGCCCGCGGGCCTGATCCGGCTTCATTCGGGCAAGGACCGGCGCGTCGCCTATCGCGCCCTGGCGGTAGCTGCCCGTGCCACGCACTCGCTCGGACTCATCTGGATAGACTCCATTGCGGCGTTGATGCCGGAAGCTGGAGATGATTCCGAGCTCGCGGAAACCTCGGCGCTTTCGCGCGCGCTCGGCCTTAATCGGCGGCAAGGGGCGCTGCAGCCACAGCTTTCCCCCGAGAATGTCGTTCTGGTCGGTCTGCGCGAGGCCAATCCAACCGAGGCGAAAATCCTCAAGGAATCCCGCATCTCCGTATTCACTATGGCCGAGATCGATGGTTCCGGCATGCGCGATGTCATGCGCGAAGCGATCCGAATCGCTTCCTCGGGCACAAGCGGCTTCCATGTGAGCTATTCGCCGACGGCCACGGAAATGCCGGGATGGGCGCCGGGCGCCGGCGGCATGACGGTTCGCGAAACCCATCAGGCGATGGAGGCTGTTGCGCTCAGCGGCCGCATGACGTCCATGGACATTTCGCCCGTAGCGGCCGAACTTGATCCCCGGATCGGCCATGAAACGGTTAGCTTCGTGATGTCTGCTTTCGGGAAGCGAATCCTTTAG